The nucleotide sequence GTAAATCGAACACTTTTGATTGATATTTCACCAGAGCAACAACGAAATAGAACTATGTTTAGGGATTCTGTGCCCGCAATACAGGTACAGCGTATAATTGACAGCCAAGCCTCAAGAGAAGATAAACTGTCAAAAGCTGATGATGTCATCGACAATCATGGAGAGATATCGGCACTTAGAAGCAAAATAATTGCACTACATAATAACTATTTAAAATTGTCCAATAACGCTTAGCTGATACCATGACAAAATTGATCTATGAACAACCTTTAAATGAAAAGACCAGAAGCTTTCTTCGCTTAGAGTATTTATCTCAGCAGCTTCAGACCAATGTAGATCAGGATCATCAACACAGATGTTTCTATCCGCTGTTTTCTCTATGTGAATTGACGGAGCGCTGTGACTATCGAGGTGAAGTGTTACAAGACCTCGATAAAAAAATAATCAAGCTATCTAACTGGCAATCCCTTCCTCACATAGACACCATTCAAGTTGAAGCCTTTTTAAATCGTCTGGTGACAGCCAAAGAACACCTGCTAGCCAGTGACCGACCTGGTGCAAAACTTAAACAAGATCGCTTTCTCGCCGCCTTGAGGCAGAGGTTTAATATGCCCGGAGCATGCTGTAACTTCGATCTACCTCAACTTCATTACTGGTTAGCCAAGCCTTGGGATGTTCGCCAGCAAGAATATTTACAATGGGTCGATAGTTTTACCGCTCTTTTGTATCCAATCAATTTATTACTTGAACTAACTAGACTAACAACACAATACTGCGAAACAATTGCTAAGGCTGGGTTTTTTCAAGGAAATAGCAATCAAGCACTCTCTATGATTAGAGTTAAAATTGATTCTCAACAGGGTTGCTATCCCACCATCAGCGGACACAAAAACCGCTACGCTATTCACTTCGTTCAGTTTGACCAACAGAAACACTCAGATCAAACGATAGAATTCCAATTAGCCACCTGTGCTTAAAATCAGTATAGTTAACTCATTATCTAATCTTTAGTGGCACAAGGTCACTAAACTCAGTAATTGAGCTTTCTCATGCCTACAAGTGTAAAATGCCCTACCTGCCAGACTGAAGTTATCTGGAATGCCGAGTCTACATTCAAACCCTTTTGTAGCGATCGCTGCAAACTCATCGATCTAGGTGATTGGGCCTCTGAAAAACACGCTATCCCTGTCAAATCCGAATTCGATGTGGATGGCTTAGATAATGTAGGTTATGACGAAGCTGACTTTTTCAAAGAGAGTTAGCCCATGCCTGAATTAGCGGTAAAGAGAGTACATGTTGCAGTTGGCGTTATTATTAATTATAACCAAGAGGTTTTACTCGCAAAACGTCCACAACATCTGCATCAAGGTGGAAAATGGGAATTCCCAGGAGGTAAAGTAGAGCAAGGTGAAACGGTTACAGAGGCTCTTATTCGTGAGTTAAAAGAAGAGGTCAACTTAGATGTCTCGGCTACGACTCCACTGATGCAAATTAGCCATGATTACTCGGATAAACAAGTTTTACTAGATATTCATCTCGTCTCTCATTTTGATGGTGAAGCTAAAGGATTAGAAGATCAAGAGATCTGCTGGGTAGCAAAAGAAAATTTAGTAAATTATGATTTCCCAGAAGCCAACAAGCCAATTATTGATAGAATTTTAGCTCATTAGAAATAAGCTCTATTATCCTAAACGTCATATCATTATTAACAAAAAGCCAGTCGGGGTAACCAACTGGCTTAATCTAAGTCGCGAGTTAAATTAAGAGCAACAATCTCTGCGCCACCAATTCTTTGGCAACTTTTCAAATAACACTTTAAGCATCAATATCGCGAGCACCACACCAGAACTATATACGATAGCGCTCGGTAATAAATTATGCTGCTCACCGATTTGAGGCATTACTTCAAAACCAAAAGTGTCAACCAAGTAATTAACCAAAATGCCTGAAATTAAAGCTACACCCAACACGCCACCGAGATAACCAAAGAGTGCTCGCTTTCCCATCTCCTTAACCACAACACCTAGCGTGGCTATATTCGTCGCTGGCCCTGCCAACATAAACACCAATACAGCACCAGGTGATACACCAGCGAGCAGTAAGCCTGCTGCGATAGGTGTCGATGCCGTTGCACAGATGTACATAGGCACTGATATCACTACCATGACGAGCATAGCGAGTATTCCATCGCCCCACTTAGCCATGAAATCGGTCGGAACATAGGTCTGCACTAAAGCGGCAAAAAACAAACCAACCAATAACCAAACAGTCGTATCGCGTACCAGATCTGTCGCTGCAAAATGTAATCCCTTGCCGATACGGCTTATTACTGAAGTCCCTTTCAGTTCTGTCGCGATATCTTGTGTCGACTCACAACATGATTCGCTCTCAGTGTTGCTGTGGTTGTGACTAAGAGAAACTTGTTCATTCTTTGATGAGCCACAACAAGAGGCTTTAGGAGTTTGCTCCATAACCTCTTCATTAGCCTTACTGCTGCAACAAGAGCTAGTCTTCTCTGGAGCTTTTTGAACTTTAGTCGTCTCTTTATTACTACAGCATGATGCCGATGATGCTGTAGCTTGATTCTCAGACTTTATTGCTCCACTTTTTACTGCAGGCTCATCAGAATCATCGCGTCCAACTAGAAGTCCGGCAACAATGGCACTGATAACGGCAGCAATAGGCCTTACAACAGCCATAAATGGACCGAGTAGTACATATGATACAGCCACAGAGTCGACCCCCGTCTCTGGCGTTGAAACCAGAAAAGAGGTCGTCGCAGCTTTCGAGGCTCCTGAACGTCGTAATCCTACCGCTGCTGGAATAACCCCACATGAACATAGAGGAAGAGGTGCCCCTATCACAGCAGCCTTAACCACGGTTTTAAAACCATGGCCGCCAAGCTGTTTCTGCATCCACGCCATAGGCACAAACATCTTCAACATACCGGCTAAAAACAAACCCAAGAGTAACCAAGGGGCTGAATCTAAAAATAGATCAATAAAATTCGTGAACAACATAGATTATCCCTTACTCTGACAATTTTTTGTATATTGAAACTCATCATGGTGATGCCCATGATTTTCACACTTGATGTTATCGGTATTTGACTCTAACGCTTCTAAAATAGAACAATGTTCGGCGCTCTCAGGGCCTCCACAACATGCATCAGATAAACGCTGAAGTGACAATTGAAAATGATTAAGTTCAGAGAGCCTTTCATTCACTTGCGTTAATTTACTGTCCACTAAACCCTTAACGTCAGCACAAGCCCAGTTAGATTTATCCAGCTCAATAGAGAGTAGTTCAGCGATCTCCGCTAAAGTAAAGCCTACTGCCTTGGCTCTTAATATAAAGCGTAATCGCTCCGCATCCTTTTCATTGTATAAGCGGTAGCCCGAATCACTGCGTGATGAAGGTGCCAACAAACCGTGTTTTTCATAAAACCTTAATGTGTCAGCTTTCACTTCACATTGCTTAGCCAGCTCGCCAATTCGGTACATCGGTCACCCTTATCTATGTTCGAAATGAGTCTTTAATATTATAGAGTATAAACCTTGGAGTTAAATCAAAGGTCAAGAGTTATAGTGCTATAAATTAGCGTCAAGGGCATCTATTTATTCGCTAGAGTGTGAAGAACAACAAAAACTAACCATAACTGCGATAAATTGACCTTAAATCTCATAATTACCTAGGTCTTTGTTCGCTCAGGCATATTGTGATATCACACATAAAAAAAGCGTAAAGGATACTTTTACGTTAAAATACGCGCGCAGGATGGGGTAAGTAAAAGAAGCTAGCATTGAGGGACTTTTGGAAAACAGAATGGTTATCACCATTAATGACACCGTTCTATTTTCCGAAAGATCCTTAAAATAACTACTGGACACTGTACCCAAAATGAAAAATGCCAGACCTATTCGTCGCGCGCTATTGAGCGTTTCAGATAAAACCGGAATACTTGAGTTTGCTAAATCTCTACACGCTCAAGGCGTAGAACTACTGTCTACTGGTGGTACCGCCCGCCTTTTGGCAGATAATGGTGTGCCAGTCATTGAAGTATCGGATCATACCGGACATCCCGAAATTATGGATGGTCGTGTTAAAACCTTGCACCCTAAAGTGCATGGCGGCATCTTAGCACGTCGCGGTATCGACGAACTCGTCATGGAACAACACAATATCAAGCCCATTGATCTGGTTGCGGTCAATCTGTATCCATTTGCAGAAACCGTAGCAAAAGAGGGTTGTACTCTTGCTGACGCTGTCGAAAATATCGATATTGGCGGCCCGACTATGGTTCGCTCTACTGCTAAAAATCACAAAGATACGACCATCATAGTGAACGCTCAAGATTACGACCGCGTTATTGCAGAGATGCAAGCCAACGAAGGCAGCACAACGCTTGAGACTCGTTTTGATTTAGCCATTGCAGCTTTTGAACACACAGCAGCTTACGACGGCATGATCGCTAATTACTTCGGCACCATGGTTCCAGCCCATAGTCATGATGAGTGCCACGAAGACTCTAAGTTCCCACGCACTTACAACACTCAGCTTATCAAGAAGCAAGACCTGCGTTATGGCGAAAACAGCCATCAAACGGCGGCTTTCTATGTTGATATCAACTTAGATGAAGCTTCTGTTGCAACCGCTGTTCAACTTCAAGGAAAGGCGCTCTCTTACAACAATATCGCCGATACTGACTCTGCGCTTGAGTGTGTCAAAGAGTTCAGCGAACCAGCTTGCGTTATCGTTAAGCACGCAAATCCTTGTGGTGTTGCCATAGGTTCAGACCTTCTCGAAGCCTATAACCGAGCATATCAAACGGATCCAACATCGGCATTTGGCGGCATTATCGCCTTCAACCGTGAGCTTGATGCAGCAACAGCCAGTGCTATTGTTGAGCGTCAGTTTGTTGAAGTAATTATCGCACCAAAAGTCAGCCAAGCCGCTCGAGATATTGTTGCGGCCAAAGCTAACGTCCGCCTTCTTGAGTGTGGCGAATGGGGCACTAAAACCACCAGCCTAGATTACAAACGTGTTAACGGTGGCTTGCTACTTCAGGACCGAGATCAAGGTATGGTTGGACTGGATGATGTAAAAGTAGTCTCTAAACGTCAGCCTACTGCAGCCGAAATGAAAGATCTCATGTTTTGCTGGAAAGTGGCTAAATTCGTTAAATCTAACGCGATTGTTTATGCCAAAAACAGCATGACAATCGGTGTTGGCGCTGGCCAGATGAGTCGGGTATACAGCGCAAAAGTAGCAGGTATTAAAGCCGCTGACGAAGGTCTAGAAGTGCAAGACTCTGTGATGGCCTCTGATGCCTTCTTCCCATTCCGTGACGGCATTGATGCTGCCGCAGCGGCTGGTATCAGCTGTATCATTCAGCCCGGTGGTTCTATTCGTGATGAAGAGATTATTGCCGCAGCAGATGAGCACGGCATGGCAATGGTATTCACCGGAATGCGCCATTTCCGACATTAATAATAAGAAGAATTAAGGTTCTAGGGTTTAGCTCCTAGGAACTCTAACCTAGAACCTAGGAACTTATTTAAGGGTAAAAAAATGAATATACTTATTATTGGTGGTGGCGGTCGCGAACATGCATTGGCATGGAAAGCAGCCCAATCAGCACAAGTCAAAAAAGTCTTTGTTGCTCCGGGAAATGCTGGCACTTCATTAGAGCCTAAATTAGAAAATGTAGCTATTAATGTCGAAGACATTGCATCACTCGTTACTTTTGCACAAGAGTCTAACATCGAGATCACTATTGTCGGACCTGAAGTACCACTGGCGCTAGGGGTTGTTGATGCATTCAATGACGTAGGTTTGCCTATTTTTGGGCCAACCCAAGGTGCAGCTCAATTAGAATCATCTAAGGCCTTCACTAAAGACTTCTTGGCTCGCCATAATATTCCAACTGCTGCCTATTCAAACTTTACCGAAATTGCTCCCGCTAAAGCTTACGTCACTGAAATGACCGCGACCACAGGCTTTCCGATTGTGATCAAGGCTGATGGTTTAGCCGCAGGTAAAGGCGTCATCATAGCAGAAGATCAGGTTCAAGCTAACGCCGCTATCGATGACATGCTGGCAGGTAATAAGTTTGGAGAGGCAGGTTCTCGCGTCGTTATCGAAGAATTTCTAAAAGGCGAAGAAGCTAGTTTTATCGTAATGGTAGATGGCAAAAATATTCTCGCGATGGCTACCAGCCAAGATCATAAAGCGCGTGACAATGGCGATAATGGCCCTAATACCGGTGGTATGGGTGCTTATTCACCCGCTCCAGTTGTAACCCAAGCTATACATGACTGGACGATCAACCATGTTATCCGCCCAACGGTTGATGGCATGGCAGCAGAAGGCAATGTTTACACTGGCTTTCTATATGCTGGTTTGATGATCGCACCAGACGGTAGCGCTAAAGTACTTGAGTATAACTGTCGTTTTGGTGACCCTGAAACCCAACCTATTATGATGCGTCTACAATCGGATATCGTCGAGTTATGCTTGGCTGCTACCCGCGGTGAGCTAGATAAGGTCACGGCTGAATTTGATAGCCGCGCAGCTGTTGGTGTTGTACTGGCCGCAGGAGGTTATCCTGACACCTACCGTAAGCATGATGTTATCGTTGGTTTAGACCTAGGTAACCATGACGCCAAAGTGTTTCATGCGGGAACGAGCATGATCGATGGCCATGTCGTTACCAATGGCGGTCGTGTTCTGTGTGCAACGGCACTGGGCAATACCGTCACGGAGGCTCAACAATCTGCTTATCAATTGGTGGATAAGATCCATTGGGATGATGTGTATTTTCGTACAGATATCGCTTACCGAGCGATATCTAGGGAAAGTTAATTCATTTATCTAAATTAAAAACCGGTCTTGAACCGGTTTTTTTATACTTTTGTTTTCTTACTTATACTTCTACACAGCCAAATAACCCATCCATATCCACTCCTTGGATAATACTTATAAATTCAAATCT is from Shewanella sp. MTB7 and encodes:
- the zapD gene encoding cell division protein ZapD, which translates into the protein MTKLIYEQPLNEKTRSFLRLEYLSQQLQTNVDQDHQHRCFYPLFSLCELTERCDYRGEVLQDLDKKIIKLSNWQSLPHIDTIQVEAFLNRLVTAKEHLLASDRPGAKLKQDRFLAALRQRFNMPGACCNFDLPQLHYWLAKPWDVRQQEYLQWVDSFTALLYPINLLLELTRLTTQYCETIAKAGFFQGNSNQALSMIRVKIDSQQGCYPTISGHKNRYAIHFVQFDQQKHSDQTIEFQLATCA
- the yacG gene encoding DNA gyrase inhibitor YacG, which gives rise to MPTSVKCPTCQTEVIWNAESTFKPFCSDRCKLIDLGDWASEKHAIPVKSEFDVDGLDNVGYDEADFFKES
- the mutT gene encoding 8-oxo-dGTP diphosphatase MutT; this encodes MPELAVKRVHVAVGVIINYNQEVLLAKRPQHLHQGGKWEFPGGKVEQGETVTEALIRELKEEVNLDVSATTPLMQISHDYSDKQVLLDIHLVSHFDGEAKGLEDQEICWVAKENLVNYDFPEANKPIIDRILAH
- a CDS encoding SO_0444 family Cu/Zn efflux transporter, which encodes MLFTNFIDLFLDSAPWLLLGLFLAGMLKMFVPMAWMQKQLGGHGFKTVVKAAVIGAPLPLCSCGVIPAAVGLRRSGASKAATTSFLVSTPETGVDSVAVSYVLLGPFMAVVRPIAAVISAIVAGLLVGRDDSDEPAVKSGAIKSENQATASSASCCSNKETTKVQKAPEKTSSCCSSKANEEVMEQTPKASCCGSSKNEQVSLSHNHSNTESESCCESTQDIATELKGTSVISRIGKGLHFAATDLVRDTTVWLLVGLFFAALVQTYVPTDFMAKWGDGILAMLVMVVISVPMYICATASTPIAAGLLLAGVSPGAVLVFMLAGPATNIATLGVVVKEMGKRALFGYLGGVLGVALISGILVNYLVDTFGFEVMPQIGEQHNLLPSAIVYSSGVVLAILMLKVLFEKLPKNWWRRDCCS
- the zntR gene encoding Zn(2+)-responsive transcriptional regulator; protein product: MYRIGELAKQCEVKADTLRFYEKHGLLAPSSRSDSGYRLYNEKDAERLRFILRAKAVGFTLAEIAELLSIELDKSNWACADVKGLVDSKLTQVNERLSELNHFQLSLQRLSDACCGGPESAEHCSILEALESNTDNIKCENHGHHHDEFQYTKNCQSKG
- the purH gene encoding bifunctional phosphoribosylaminoimidazolecarboxamide formyltransferase/IMP cyclohydrolase; protein product: MKNARPIRRALLSVSDKTGILEFAKSLHAQGVELLSTGGTARLLADNGVPVIEVSDHTGHPEIMDGRVKTLHPKVHGGILARRGIDELVMEQHNIKPIDLVAVNLYPFAETVAKEGCTLADAVENIDIGGPTMVRSTAKNHKDTTIIVNAQDYDRVIAEMQANEGSTTLETRFDLAIAAFEHTAAYDGMIANYFGTMVPAHSHDECHEDSKFPRTYNTQLIKKQDLRYGENSHQTAAFYVDINLDEASVATAVQLQGKALSYNNIADTDSALECVKEFSEPACVIVKHANPCGVAIGSDLLEAYNRAYQTDPTSAFGGIIAFNRELDAATASAIVERQFVEVIIAPKVSQAARDIVAAKANVRLLECGEWGTKTTSLDYKRVNGGLLLQDRDQGMVGLDDVKVVSKRQPTAAEMKDLMFCWKVAKFVKSNAIVYAKNSMTIGVGAGQMSRVYSAKVAGIKAADEGLEVQDSVMASDAFFPFRDGIDAAAAAGISCIIQPGGSIRDEEIIAAADEHGMAMVFTGMRHFRH
- the purD gene encoding phosphoribosylamine--glycine ligase, with amino-acid sequence MNILIIGGGGREHALAWKAAQSAQVKKVFVAPGNAGTSLEPKLENVAINVEDIASLVTFAQESNIEITIVGPEVPLALGVVDAFNDVGLPIFGPTQGAAQLESSKAFTKDFLARHNIPTAAYSNFTEIAPAKAYVTEMTATTGFPIVIKADGLAAGKGVIIAEDQVQANAAIDDMLAGNKFGEAGSRVVIEEFLKGEEASFIVMVDGKNILAMATSQDHKARDNGDNGPNTGGMGAYSPAPVVTQAIHDWTINHVIRPTVDGMAAEGNVYTGFLYAGLMIAPDGSAKVLEYNCRFGDPETQPIMMRLQSDIVELCLAATRGELDKVTAEFDSRAAVGVVLAAGGYPDTYRKHDVIVGLDLGNHDAKVFHAGTSMIDGHVVTNGGRVLCATALGNTVTEAQQSAYQLVDKIHWDDVYFRTDIAYRAISRES